AAGAAGATCATTTTCCAAGCGTCTTGACCAACTGTTTCCTCAACTTAAATGGGTTATACTGGTTTTGTTAACCTTTAGATCAGCTGGTGAAGGAGCTGCAGCAACCTAAGCAGGGCTACAAGTGACTCTGTTCCCCCTTTATCAGCAACAGGCATCAGTGCATAGCTCCTAGCAGGCATGTTGAGGCTGCTATTCAACTGCTTGATGTTTAAAGGTTCTTGCATGGAAAATAAGTGCTGCCTTTACTTTCCAGTACTTTGAAGGACCAACATCTTATAAtgtaaatgtatattttttttcaattttcaaataGTTTTTAAGAACTTTTTGACCTCGAGGAGCCGTTGGGTATGAGTTGAGTACTTTTTCTGTTTGCCTGATAGTTGCAATCTATTGATAATTCTTGTGATGTTGCTGTGGTTATTTCACAATGGTTATATTCAACTTTGTGCATCAggttaatttcttttaatttttaatcacAGGAACGTGAGTGGCTTGAGAACAAAGCACAACAGCTTATAAAATGTTATACATTGCTGTTGCATAGAGCTGACACTATTcaggaccaaatagcctccttccataCAGTAACCTTCCTATCATTTTGTAAAGTAGCATTCAACTTAAAAGAATGATCAAAATTAGTGTTATCAAAATAGTTCATTGTGACATTCATTTTTCAACAGATGCACAAGGATCTTCATCAGGTATGGCTGGGCAGAAGAGGACTTTGCAGACCAAGGGTCATTTCAGAAGCATTGCTCCAAAAGTTAGTCCATCACCAGTAATGACACCTGCTTCTATTCTCCCTCCATCTGCTACCATCAGTGGAATTTCTTCTGGATCCAACACCTCATCAGATATTCAAGCCAGTAAATTTCCACCAAAACCGATCATCATGCCGGCTCGGAGCTATGCGCTGATGCCTGTTGCTGGTAAAGAAGGAACGTACTCACTTGTAGCCCTGCCACAAGTTTCTGCAGCTCCCTCACAAGCACCTTTAAAAGTTGACAAGACAAGTATAACCTGTACTGGTCAGCCACAAGTTTCTAAAGCGTGTAGGTCTTCAGTAGTATCATTTGGAAAGACAATACCTCAGGGTGCCGCTACTGAGAAGTTACCAATACCACGATATCAGTCCGTGTGGGCCAAACCAGCCATGAAGCAACGTGGAGCCTCAAAGCTAGCAGTGGTAAAGCCTAGTAATCTTCATTGTCTATCAAGAGCGACATCAGTACAGGTGCAACCAACTCCAATGCCTGGACATCCGCAAATTCATCCAAGTGTCGTAGCACCTAAAACAGGATTGTTGGCTGAAGGTGACAAAGTAGCTCTTGGAGCAGCTGATGCCACAGTTTCTGCCACGTTACCCCGAGATGCTGATGTGATATTTGGACACTCATCCACCTCCAAGTCTGACAAATTGAAAACAAGTGAAATCAACCAACTAGTATCCCTTACTGTTTCAACCAGCATGAACAGATCCACACTGAACACTGCAACATTTAAAGATTCATTCAAATCAAAGCCAGATTTGCTGACAACAGCCTGCAGCCTTTCGTCTTGGTCTGTTGTCCAATCAGACCAACAATCCCCACTTATCTCAAAGCAAAATCGATCTGTTGGTTCTTTGCCAATAATGCAGTTTGGAAATTCTGTTCAGTTTATTGCACCTTCTCCTGCTCCAAAAGGCAAAGTTCCCATTTTACCCTACTCTCAAGTAAAACGTACCATCTTTCTTAATCCCAAACAAAATCAAGCTCCCATGGAACCATCTACTCAATTCATGCCTAGAGTTCACACAGCAAATTCAGGAAATGATCAGTCTACTGATGTGCCTAAAAATATTTGTGTGGTTTCTGATTTTCACAGGGTGGGTGCTCAGAAACCACGTAGTCAGCTGACATTTATACCGGCAGAAAGAGTTAGTCCACATACTTCAAAAAAAGTGATTATAAATAGATTAAAGAGGCCAAGCAGCAGGCACAGATTAgcaaggaaaagaaaaattacagaaaatgtggccatttgtaaaacaaaaaggttTCAGACCTGTGATCTGAGCAAAGCACAGGAAGGTAAGGAGAAGACAAAATGTGATTCTTCTCAGGAATGTGGCACTTTCAAAGTGAAAGAACAAAGTATAAaaacaatgacaaataaaaattCAGATAAAACAGCAGCTGTGCTGAAAAAGTTTTGTAACATCATGCCAAAACCTGTGGCTGTTATGCAAGCTGTAGCCCCACTGGCATTCTCAGGAGGAATTGTTGCAGTCCAGAACCATGACAGTTTAAAATCAGGGGCAGCCTCAAGTAGTGCAACAATAAGCAAGATTGGTAATTTTGTGCAAGCTGCCAACACATCTCCCTACTGCAGAAATTTACCTGAGCACTTGGATGAACAAGCATATAAATGCAATGTTTGTAATAGAGGGTTTCACTTTAAACATCATCTTCAAGATCATTTGAATATTCACTCCAAGAGCAGGCCTTATTGCTGTCGAATTTGCCACAAGGCCTACAGTCACTCAGGCAGCCTGAGCACTCATATGAAACGATGTCACAGTGAATTAAGACGGAAAAAGCTCATGTGCTGCGAGTTTTGTGCAAAGCTTTTTGGAAATATTGGAGTTTACT
This genomic interval from Pristis pectinata isolate sPriPec2 chromosome 5, sPriPec2.1.pri, whole genome shotgun sequence contains the following:
- the znf438 gene encoding zinc finger protein 438 isoform X2: MNEDPNGCFKEVSEDSAKKETVFQDSKPTIHGEETTRESDQRGILQIEIKNEAGSVDNSKKPTCGEMQDFIHDSSKYSDAQGSSSGMAGQKRTLQTKGHFRSIAPKVSPSPVMTPASILPPSATISGISSGSNTSSDIQASKFPPKPIIMPARSYALMPVAGKEGTYSLVALPQVSAAPSQAPLKVDKTSITCTGQPQVSKACRSSVVSFGKTIPQGAATEKLPIPRYQSVWAKPAMKQRGASKLAVVKPSNLHCLSRATSVQVQPTPMPGHPQIHPSVVAPKTGLLAEGDKVALGAADATVSATLPRDADVIFGHSSTSKSDKLKTSEINQLVSLTVSTSMNRSTLNTATFKDSFKSKPDLLTTACSLSSWSVVQSDQQSPLISKQNRSVGSLPIMQFGNSVQFIAPSPAPKGKVPILPYSQVKRTIFLNPKQNQAPMEPSTQFMPRVHTANSGNDQSTDVPKNICVVSDFHRVGAQKPRSQLTFIPAERVSPHTSKKVIINRLKRPSSRHRLARKRKITENVAICKTKRFQTCDLSKAQEGKEKTKCDSSQECGTFKVKEQSIKTMTNKNSDKTAAVLKKFCNIMPKPVAVMQAVAPLAFSGGIVAVQNHDSLKSGAASSSATISKIGNFVQAANTSPYCRNLPEHLDEQAYKCNVCNRGFHFKHHLQDHLNIHSKSRPYCCRICHKAYSHSGSLSTHMKRCHSELRRKKLMCCEFCAKLFGNIGVYFFHLKEIHKVLISDEPSNNLFMQNKNNQSGKTEQMETMRCLPPSDRKQAEGEQSGAEVVVPGALQIKCARCQIVTPTFVDMKLHLLCVHEEELQLRVEEGSVKEKSRCISGFPICSRAETEQELFKHAANYWKQFGEKKNLVKCGICEEAFHSCFKLKKHMVLHYKQQLKLEAADSAAVPAAVPKVKKLHFLTNVGFNCILCKQKCGSKSELFRHWQSYHKCKDPAVLWTVFSSLIEHCRIDEEQTEVSPEHTAVSTEHFCRHIADATSLCDLHEGRRVVDQCKVHLSNCTGGTEKSLDSCQLTCPFCSKTFFCTTCRSSSSEEVIFHQEDVVHQCPKCLLKSPLTAKGLGAQVFCTSSKHCG
- the znf438 gene encoding zinc finger protein 438 isoform X1; amino-acid sequence: MDERKEDGGAHVERIMADASRCKHRKQANPRRKHAKEQIFMNEDPNGCFKEVSEDSAKKETVFQDSKPTIHGEETTRESDQRGILQIEIKNEAGSVDNSKKPTCGEMQDFIHDSSKYSDAQGSSSGMAGQKRTLQTKGHFRSIAPKVSPSPVMTPASILPPSATISGISSGSNTSSDIQASKFPPKPIIMPARSYALMPVAGKEGTYSLVALPQVSAAPSQAPLKVDKTSITCTGQPQVSKACRSSVVSFGKTIPQGAATEKLPIPRYQSVWAKPAMKQRGASKLAVVKPSNLHCLSRATSVQVQPTPMPGHPQIHPSVVAPKTGLLAEGDKVALGAADATVSATLPRDADVIFGHSSTSKSDKLKTSEINQLVSLTVSTSMNRSTLNTATFKDSFKSKPDLLTTACSLSSWSVVQSDQQSPLISKQNRSVGSLPIMQFGNSVQFIAPSPAPKGKVPILPYSQVKRTIFLNPKQNQAPMEPSTQFMPRVHTANSGNDQSTDVPKNICVVSDFHRVGAQKPRSQLTFIPAERVSPHTSKKVIINRLKRPSSRHRLARKRKITENVAICKTKRFQTCDLSKAQEGKEKTKCDSSQECGTFKVKEQSIKTMTNKNSDKTAAVLKKFCNIMPKPVAVMQAVAPLAFSGGIVAVQNHDSLKSGAASSSATISKIGNFVQAANTSPYCRNLPEHLDEQAYKCNVCNRGFHFKHHLQDHLNIHSKSRPYCCRICHKAYSHSGSLSTHMKRCHSELRRKKLMCCEFCAKLFGNIGVYFFHLKEIHKVLISDEPSNNLFMQNKNNQSGKTEQMETMRCLPPSDRKQAEGEQSGAEVVVPGALQIKCARCQIVTPTFVDMKLHLLCVHEEELQLRVEEGSVKEKSRCISGFPICSRAETEQELFKHAANYWKQFGEKKNLVKCGICEEAFHSCFKLKKHMVLHYKQQLKLEAADSAAVPAAVPKVKKLHFLTNVGFNCILCKQKCGSKSELFRHWQSYHKCKDPAVLWTVFSSLIEHCRIDEEQTEVSPEHTAVSTEHFCRHIADATSLCDLHEGRRVVDQCKVHLSNCTGGTEKSLDSCQLTCPFCSKTFFCTTCRSSSSEEVIFHQEDVVHQCPKCLLKSPLTAKGLGAQVFCTSSKHCG
- the znf438 gene encoding zinc finger protein 438 isoform X4, with amino-acid sequence MDERKEDGGAHVERIMADASRCKHRKQANPRRKHAKEQIFMNEDPNGCFKEVSEDSAKKETVFQDSKPTIHGEETTRESDQRGILQIEIKNEAGSVDNSKKPTCGEMQDFIHDSSKYSDAQGSSSGMAGQKRTLQTKGHFRSIAPKVSPSPVMTPASILPPSATISGISSGSNTSSDIQASKFPPKPIIMPARSYALMPVAGKEGTYSLVALPQVSAAPSQAPLKVDKTSITCTGQPQVSKACRSSVVSFGKTIPQGAATEKLPIPRYQSVWAKPAMKQRGASKLAVVKPSNLHCLSRATSVQVQPTPMPGHPQIHPSVVAPKTGLLAEGDKVALGAADATVSATLPRDADVIFGHSSTSKSDKLKTSEINQLVSLTVSTSMNRSTLNTATFKDSFKSKPDLLTTACSLSSWSVVQSDQQSPLISKQNRSVGSLPIMQFGNSVQFIAPSPAPKGKVPILPYSQVKRTIFLNPKQNQAPMEPSTQFMPRVHTANSGNDQSTDVPKNICVVSDFHRVGAQKPRSQLTFIPAERVSPHTSKKVIINRLKRPSSRHRLARKRKITENVAICKTKRFQTCDLSKAQEGKEKTKCDSSQECGTFKVKEQSIKTMTNKNSDKTAAVLKKFCNIMPKPVAVMQAVAPLAFSGGIVAVQNHDSLKSGAASSSATISKIGNFVQAANTSPYCRNLPEHLDEQAYKCNVCNRGFHFKHHLQDHLNIHSKSRPYCCRICHKAYSHSGSLSTHMKRCHSELRRKKLMCCEFCAKLFGNIGVYFFHLKEIHKVLISDEPSNNLFMQNKNNQSGKTEQMETMRCLPPSDRQESCHKTF
- the znf438 gene encoding zinc finger protein 438 isoform X3; translated protein: MQDFIHDSSKYSDAQGSSSGMAGQKRTLQTKGHFRSIAPKVSPSPVMTPASILPPSATISGISSGSNTSSDIQASKFPPKPIIMPARSYALMPVAGKEGTYSLVALPQVSAAPSQAPLKVDKTSITCTGQPQVSKACRSSVVSFGKTIPQGAATEKLPIPRYQSVWAKPAMKQRGASKLAVVKPSNLHCLSRATSVQVQPTPMPGHPQIHPSVVAPKTGLLAEGDKVALGAADATVSATLPRDADVIFGHSSTSKSDKLKTSEINQLVSLTVSTSMNRSTLNTATFKDSFKSKPDLLTTACSLSSWSVVQSDQQSPLISKQNRSVGSLPIMQFGNSVQFIAPSPAPKGKVPILPYSQVKRTIFLNPKQNQAPMEPSTQFMPRVHTANSGNDQSTDVPKNICVVSDFHRVGAQKPRSQLTFIPAERVSPHTSKKVIINRLKRPSSRHRLARKRKITENVAICKTKRFQTCDLSKAQEGKEKTKCDSSQECGTFKVKEQSIKTMTNKNSDKTAAVLKKFCNIMPKPVAVMQAVAPLAFSGGIVAVQNHDSLKSGAASSSATISKIGNFVQAANTSPYCRNLPEHLDEQAYKCNVCNRGFHFKHHLQDHLNIHSKSRPYCCRICHKAYSHSGSLSTHMKRCHSELRRKKLMCCEFCAKLFGNIGVYFFHLKEIHKVLISDEPSNNLFMQNKNNQSGKTEQMETMRCLPPSDRKQAEGEQSGAEVVVPGALQIKCARCQIVTPTFVDMKLHLLCVHEEELQLRVEEGSVKEKSRCISGFPICSRAETEQELFKHAANYWKQFGEKKNLVKCGICEEAFHSCFKLKKHMVLHYKQQLKLEAADSAAVPAAVPKVKKLHFLTNVGFNCILCKQKCGSKSELFRHWQSYHKCKDPAVLWTVFSSLIEHCRIDEEQTEVSPEHTAVSTEHFCRHIADATSLCDLHEGRRVVDQCKVHLSNCTGGTEKSLDSCQLTCPFCSKTFFCTTCRSSSSEEVIFHQEDVVHQCPKCLLKSPLTAKGLGAQVFCTSSKHCG